Proteins co-encoded in one Kutzneria chonburiensis genomic window:
- a CDS encoding MOSC domain-containing protein produces the protein MSRHEVEIIALHVSPEHALEGRPADGPRPDPVPVQRDHVEVRAGLGLVGDRYFNHRAHRNAAVTIFAVESLEALHLDPPPDPHAVRRNIVLRGFPVDELVGRHFTLNGIRFEGHRPASPCAWMDVVVAPGAFRGLRGHGGVRCVPLDDGVLRLGPAVLETSAAESVLAQA, from the coding sequence GTGAGCCGGCACGAGGTGGAGATCATCGCACTGCACGTGTCGCCCGAGCACGCCCTCGAAGGCCGGCCCGCCGACGGTCCGCGCCCGGATCCCGTTCCGGTGCAGCGAGATCATGTGGAAGTCCGAGCGGGACTCGGGCTGGTCGGCGACCGCTACTTCAACCACCGTGCGCACCGCAACGCCGCCGTCACGATCTTCGCGGTGGAGTCGTTGGAGGCGCTGCATCTCGACCCGCCGCCGGACCCGCATGCCGTGCGCCGCAACATCGTGCTGCGCGGCTTTCCCGTGGACGAGCTGGTGGGCCGGCACTTCACACTGAACGGAATCCGGTTCGAAGGCCACCGCCCGGCCAGTCCGTGTGCGTGGATGGATGTCGTGGTCGCCCCGGGCGCGTTTCGCGGCCTGCGCGGGCATGGCGGTGTCCGTTGTGTGCCGTTGGACGACGGCGTGCTCCGCCTCGGCCCGGCCGTGTTGGAAACATCGGCGGCGGAGTCGGTGTTGGCGCAGGCATGA